From Megalobrama amblycephala isolate DHTTF-2021 linkage group LG24, ASM1881202v1, whole genome shotgun sequence, the proteins below share one genomic window:
- the avpr2aa gene encoding vasopressin V2 receptor, translating into MEIFSREAGWERSLHATVAWSNLTTSSFSEHAELNSTFRGGSYFWLVSQNSSINPTQAPDPFRMRDTALAQAEIGILGLVLALTTLGNSFVLWVLLRRRKYNAPMHLFMVNLCVADLVVAFFQVLPQLVWVITERFQGPDVLCRSVKYLQIVGMFASSYMIVAMTVDRHNAICCPLQTYKGGAVSCWNTPIMVAWGLALVLSVPQVFIFSRSEVSPGVFECWGHFAEPWGLKAYVTWMTVAVFVVPTFIITVCQVRIFKEIHDNIYLKSERVVSADMKKNLVIFHFPIFKKRASSARLSHMQREAREPHKKNTNGGSSHSHTCNTEDAEPDCCDQSCQDGHSPNDLASQTRSSSSDVLPCIQAHPHTIWSNSGAAQTSHGYSVPHRNTTTEESNTSSNPSFPPCPLHPPLTGVSKAMSKTVRMTLVIVLVYTLCWSPFFIVQLWAAWDPNPPDQGMAFTILMLLASLNSCTNPWIYTAFSSSVSRELLALLRCRPKLPRRSSMHDHSSDINTSTTKDNQH; encoded by the exons ATGGAGATCTTCTCAAGAGAGGCAGGTTGGGAAAGATCCCTCCATGCAACCGTTGCATGGTCCAACCTCACCACCTCCTCATTCTCTGAGCATGCTGAACTCAACAGCACTTTCAGAGGAGGATCATACTTCTGGTTGGTGTCTCAAAACAGCTCAATAAACCCCACTCAGGCGCCTGATCCATTCAGGATGCGGGACACGGCTCTGGCTCAAGCAGAGATTGGAATTCTGGGTCTGGTTCTCGCTCTGACAACACTAGGGAACAGCTTTGTACTGTGGGTTCTGCTGAGGCGGCGCAAATACAATGCACCCATGCACCTATTTATGGTCAACCTGTGTGTTGCAGACCTTGTAGTGGCGTTTTTTCAG GTGCTCCCGCAGCTGGTATGGGTTATCACAGAGAGATTTCAAGGTCCTGACGTGCTGTGCCGCTCAGTGAAATATCTGCAGATTGTGGGAATGTTTGCATCCTCTTACATGATTGTTGCTATGACAGTGGACCGCCATAATGCCATCTGCTGCCCCCTACAGACTTACAAAGGAGGGGCAGTTTCATGCTGGAATACACCCATCATGGTAGCCTGGGGTCTAGCCCTTGTCCTCAGTGTGCCGCAG GTGTTTATTTTCTCCAGGTCAGAGGTCTCTCCAGGAGTGTTCGAATGCTGGGGGCACTTTGCCGAGCCCTGGGGGCTGAAAGCTTATGTCACCTGGATGACTGTAGCTGTGTTTGTGGTTCCTACCTTTATTATCACCGTTTGTCAG GTACGAATATTCAAAGAGATCCATGATAACATCTACCTGAAATCAGAACGTGTGGTTTCTGCTGACATGAAGAAGAACCTGGTCATTTTTCACTTTCCCATCTTCAAAAAGCGGGCCAGCTCAGCTAGACTCTCACACATGCAGAGAGAAGCAAGAGAACCCCATAAAAAGAACACCAACGGTGGCTCGTCCCATTCTCACACCTGCAACACTGAGGATGCAGAGCCCGATTGTTGTGATCAATCTTGTCAGGACGGCCACAGTCCCAATGATCTAGCCTCACAGACTCGCAGTTCATCCTCAGATGTGCTGCCTTGCATTCAGGCTCACCCTCACACCATCTGGAGCAACTCTGGTGCTGCCCAGACATCACATGGATACTCTGTTCCTCACAGGAACACCACTACTGAAGAATCCAATACTTCATCAAACCCCTCTTTCCCACCTTGCCCTCTCCATCCACCTCTTACAGGTGTGTCGAAAGCTATGTCTAAAACAGTGAGGATGACTCTGGTCATTGTGCTTGTCTATACATTGTGCTGGTCACCCTTCTTCATTGTACAGCTGTGGGCTGCCTGGGACCCCAACCCTCCTGACCAAG GAATGGCTTTCACCATCCTGATGCTGTTGGCCAGTCTGAACTCTTGTACGAACCCATGGATCTACACAGCCTTTTCCAGCAGCGTGTCCCGCGAACTTCTTGCTTTACTGCGCTGTCGGCCAAAGCTGCCCCGCAGGAGCTCGATGCATGACCACTCAAGTGATATAAACACCTCCACCACCAAGGACAACCAGCACTGA